Proteins encoded in a region of the Streptomyces akebiae genome:
- a CDS encoding purple acid phosphatase family protein — protein sequence MTHPSRRTPPGPPVLDFGIPPQLARRMSMAEQYEYLRTKLSRRRTLVTAGSLAAGGLLTGCGGSDSPASPNATTSAPSPATSKAPGSVVTPFGRHLAFGADPKTRMRISWQVPFAVKKPYVRVGLKPEELTRKVEAEIRDLHTPGIEGVRLELEQYYLHAALDGLRPGTTYYYGVGHEGFDPAAPAHRSTIGTFRTAPAAPEKFVFTAFGDQGVGKAAAANDNLIIRQKPAFHLHAGDICYANGNGKGVESDGYDPGFWDLFLKQNEPVARSVPWMVTTGNHDMEAWYSPDGYGGQLARWSLPDNGFDPRSAPGVYAFTYGNVGFVALDANDVSYEIPANLGYSGGRQTKWLDRKLGELRAAKDVDFIVVFFHHCAYSTSSHASDGGVRDAWPPLFAKHQVDLVINGHNHVYERTDAVKDGDVGRPVPVGASTDPTRDGIVYVTAGGGGRDLYGFPSGVKESYEGHVTRHDAVETFEWTRSRRSKAETVEWSRVRYRGFSLLSVEVSGGARPALKVSALAQNGDRVDHFEVRRGT from the coding sequence ATGACCCACCCTTCCAGGAGGACACCCCCCGGACCTCCCGTACTCGACTTCGGCATCCCGCCGCAGCTCGCGCGCCGGATGAGCATGGCCGAACAGTACGAGTACCTGCGTACGAAGCTGTCGCGGCGCCGCACCCTGGTGACGGCGGGCTCACTGGCGGCGGGCGGGCTGCTGACCGGCTGCGGCGGATCCGACTCGCCGGCCTCACCGAACGCGACGACCTCGGCCCCGTCGCCCGCCACCTCGAAGGCGCCCGGTTCCGTCGTCACCCCCTTCGGCCGCCATCTGGCGTTCGGCGCCGACCCGAAGACGCGGATGCGGATCTCCTGGCAGGTGCCGTTCGCGGTGAAGAAGCCGTACGTGCGCGTGGGCCTGAAGCCCGAGGAGCTGACCCGGAAGGTCGAGGCGGAGATCCGCGACCTGCACACGCCGGGGATCGAGGGAGTGCGCCTGGAGCTGGAGCAGTACTACCTGCACGCGGCCCTGGACGGCCTGCGACCCGGGACGACGTACTACTACGGCGTCGGCCACGAGGGCTTCGACCCGGCCGCCCCCGCCCACCGCTCCACGATCGGCACCTTCCGCACGGCGCCCGCCGCACCGGAGAAGTTCGTGTTCACCGCCTTCGGCGACCAGGGCGTCGGCAAGGCCGCGGCGGCCAACGACAACCTGATCATCCGCCAGAAGCCGGCCTTCCATCTCCACGCCGGCGACATCTGCTACGCCAACGGCAACGGCAAGGGCGTGGAGTCGGACGGCTACGACCCCGGCTTCTGGGACCTGTTCCTCAAGCAGAACGAGCCGGTGGCCAGGTCCGTGCCGTGGATGGTGACGACCGGCAACCACGACATGGAGGCCTGGTACTCGCCGGACGGCTACGGCGGTCAACTCGCCCGCTGGTCCCTCCCGGACAACGGCTTCGACCCCCGTTCCGCGCCGGGGGTGTACGCGTTCACCTACGGCAACGTCGGCTTCGTGGCGCTGGACGCGAACGACGTGTCGTACGAGATCCCCGCCAACCTCGGCTACTCGGGCGGCCGGCAGACCAAGTGGCTGGACAGGAAGCTGGGGGAGCTGAGGGCCGCGAAGGACGTCGACTTCATCGTCGTCTTCTTCCACCACTGCGCCTACTCGACGTCCTCGCACGCCTCCGACGGCGGTGTCCGTGACGCGTGGCCGCCGCTGTTCGCGAAGCACCAGGTGGACCTGGTGATCAACGGCCACAACCACGTCTACGAGCGGACCGACGCCGTCAAGGACGGCGACGTCGGCAGGCCGGTACCCGTCGGCGCGTCCACCGACCCGACCCGGGACGGGATCGTGTACGTCACGGCGGGCGGCGGTGGGCGCGATCTGTACGGCTTCCCGTCCGGCGTGAAGGAGAGCTACGAGGGGCACGTCACCCGCCACGACGCCGTGGAGACCTTCGAGTGGACCAGGTCGCGCAGGTCGAAGGCGGAGACGGTGGAGTGGTCGCGGGTGCGCTACCGGGGCTTCTCGCTGCTCTCGGTGGAGGTCTCAGGCGGCGCGCGACCGGCTCTGAAGGTGTCGGCGCTGGCACAGAACGGCGACCGCGTCGACCACTTCGAGGTGCGGCGCGGGACGTGA
- a CDS encoding YceI family protein has protein sequence MGIFGRSTTTTETAATTATTSAVNPELAALTGDYTIDASHTTIGFTARHAMVTNVKGAFLDFSGSLHLDGTDPSRSTASIDVEMESIDTGNADRDGHLKSADFFKTEEFPTMTFRSTKAEALGGDDYRITGDLSILGTTKPLTIDLEFNGAAKDPFGNERVGFEGKAEILRSEWGLTWNAALETGGVLVSDKIKLTFDISAIRNA, from the coding sequence ATGGGCATCTTCGGCCGCAGCACCACGACCACCGAGACCGCCGCCACCACGGCGACCACCTCCGCGGTGAACCCCGAGCTCGCCGCGCTGACCGGCGACTACACGATCGACGCGTCCCACACCACGATCGGCTTCACGGCCCGCCACGCCATGGTCACCAACGTCAAGGGCGCCTTCCTCGACTTCTCCGGGAGCCTGCACCTGGACGGCACGGACCCGTCCCGCTCCACCGCCTCCATCGACGTCGAGATGGAGAGCATCGACACCGGCAACGCCGACCGTGACGGTCACCTGAAGAGCGCGGACTTCTTCAAGACGGAGGAGTTCCCGACGATGACCTTCCGCTCCACCAAGGCGGAGGCCCTCGGTGGCGACGACTACCGCATCACCGGCGATCTCTCCATCCTCGGTACGACCAAGCCCCTCACCATCGACCTGGAGTTCAACGGCGCCGCGAAGGACCCCTTCGGCAACGAGCGCGTCGGCTTCGAGGGCAAGGCGGAGATCCTGCGCTCCGAGTGGGGCCTGACGTGGAACGCGGCGCTGGAGACCGGCGGCGTCCTGGTGTCGGACAAGATCAAGCTCACCTTCGACATCTCGGCGATCCGGAACGCGTGA
- a CDS encoding serine protease, producing MKRLITALKRCAAVGAAALAIASLQPVSAATAAPAPVVGGTRAAQGEFPFMVRLSMGCGGSLYTQQIVLTAAHCVGATGNNTSYTATAGVVDLQSTSGRVQVRSTKVYRAPGYNGDGKDWALIKLASPINLPTLKIATTTAYNSGTFTVAGWGAATQGGAQQRYMLKATVPFVSDATCRSYSGYGGLIAGEEICAGYAAGGVDTCQGDSGGPMFRRDNANQWIQVGIVSWGIGCAQPNAPGVYTEVSTFASQIAAAAATL from the coding sequence TTGAAGCGACTCATCACCGCTCTGAAGAGATGCGCGGCTGTCGGTGCAGCCGCGCTCGCGATCGCCAGCCTGCAGCCCGTGTCGGCGGCGACGGCCGCGCCGGCGCCGGTGGTCGGCGGCACGCGGGCCGCGCAGGGCGAGTTCCCGTTCATGGTCCGGTTGTCGATGGGCTGTGGCGGCTCGCTGTACACGCAGCAGATCGTGCTCACGGCCGCGCACTGTGTCGGCGCGACCGGCAACAACACCAGCTACACGGCCACGGCCGGTGTCGTGGACCTCCAGAGCACCAGCGGCCGGGTCCAGGTCCGCTCGACCAAGGTGTACCGGGCCCCCGGCTACAACGGCGACGGCAAGGACTGGGCGCTCATCAAGCTGGCCTCGCCCATCAACCTCCCGACACTGAAGATCGCCACGACCACCGCGTACAACTCCGGCACCTTCACGGTCGCCGGCTGGGGCGCGGCCACCCAGGGCGGCGCGCAGCAGCGGTACATGCTCAAGGCGACCGTGCCGTTCGTGAGCGACGCGACCTGCCGTTCCTACAGCGGCTACGGCGGGCTCATCGCCGGCGAGGAGATCTGTGCCGGTTACGCGGCGGGTGGCGTCGACACCTGCCAGGGCGACTCGGGCGGTCCGATGTTCCGTCGGGACAACGCCAACCAGTGGATCCAGGTCGGCATCGTCAGCTGGGGCATAGGCTGCGCCCAGCCCAACGCCCCCGGTGTCTACACCGAGGTGTCCACCTTCGCGTCCCAGATCGCGGCGGCCGCGGCCACTCTCTGA
- a CDS encoding aminoglycoside phosphotransferase family protein: MIDISTELVRTLISSQFPQWSDLPVRAVDRQGWDNRTFRLGERLTVRLPSAEGYVAAVAKEDRCLPELARHVPLSVPEPVAVGAPGAGYPFPWSVRRWLPGETVEVATDLDGTRLARDLGTFLTRLREAPVGRGPAAGRHSYFRGCHPGVYGDEVEAALERLADSVDVAACRAVWAQALTSAWPSPPTWFHGDVSVGNLLTTDGVLSAVIDFGSSGVGDPACDLVIAWNHFTGEERKVFREAVGLPDDAWRRARGWALWKALVSTAGLSSPDPEGRQRRVLDRVLEDAVV, from the coding sequence GTGATCGACATCTCGACCGAGCTCGTACGCACCCTGATCTCAAGCCAGTTCCCGCAGTGGAGCGACCTCCCGGTCAGAGCCGTCGACCGGCAGGGCTGGGACAACCGGACCTTCCGGCTGGGGGAACGGCTGACGGTCCGTCTGCCCAGCGCGGAGGGCTATGTGGCAGCCGTGGCCAAGGAGGACCGATGTCTGCCCGAGCTGGCCCGGCATGTGCCGCTGTCCGTGCCGGAGCCGGTCGCCGTCGGGGCGCCCGGGGCGGGGTACCCGTTCCCGTGGTCGGTGCGGCGGTGGCTTCCGGGGGAGACGGTCGAGGTCGCGACGGACCTCGACGGGACGCGGCTCGCCCGTGACCTCGGGACCTTCCTCACCCGGCTGCGCGAGGCGCCGGTCGGGCGGGGCCCGGCCGCCGGACGGCACTCGTACTTCCGTGGCTGTCATCCCGGCGTCTACGGCGACGAGGTCGAGGCGGCCCTGGAGCGGCTGGCCGACTCCGTCGACGTCGCCGCCTGCCGGGCCGTGTGGGCACAGGCGCTGACGTCCGCCTGGCCCTCCCCGCCGACGTGGTTCCACGGTGACGTCTCCGTCGGGAACCTCCTCACCACCGACGGGGTTCTCTCCGCCGTCATCGACTTCGGCTCCTCCGGGGTCGGCGACCCCGCCTGTGACCTCGTCATCGCCTGGAACCACTTCACCGGCGAGGAGAGGAAGGTCTTCCGCGAGGCCGTCGGCCTGCCCGACGACGCCTGGCGACGGGCCCGGGGCTGGGCACTGTGGAAGGCTCTGGTCAGCACGGCGGGTCTGTCCAGTCCCGACCCCGAGGGAAGGCAGCGCCGGGTGCTCGACCGCGTACTGGAGGACGCGGTCGTCTGA
- a CDS encoding polysaccharide lyase 8 family protein — MGMTPTRRTVLLLAATLAAATAPDPTADAAEPAEDEYDTLRHRWRAIALGEGYDAVAEPYATRLRETGDLAHAFRAAMAPTANSLWPGHPFDPPAGITQSYSRLWTMAQAYAQPGTGRTGDAALLADVLRGLDHLGTTVYHPRTTRYGNWWEWQIGSPRLLLDIVAALYDDLGPARRADACAAVDHFIPDTMLREYTGTSTGANRVDLCRSVALRGILGRAPEKIALARDALSPVFPYVTRGDGLYADGSFVQHTWVAYSGTYGQVMLDGLGRLFALLAGSSWAVTDPDRQIVLDGVERAYAPLIHDGLVMDSVNGRAISRGYLKGDDRHILRSDHFHGQALIAAIALLSLGATAAERERWHARIKGWIERDTVSPILSARQFGVADLARLHAVAASPVVAAPEPVGHRLFPAMDRAVHRRPAFTVNIAMASDRIAHYECGNGENPRGWHTGSGTTLWWADGHGDQYTNWFWPTVDWYRLPGTTVSTKRLADREGGEWGAPKPAVRWVGGTTDGEYATVGQHLAGLGSTLRAHKSWFCVADAVICLGAGITCADGVPVETVVDNRNLGEATATASQALLRGRRWAHLEGHGGWVFPDTRSDAALRTLREDRAGAWSDINTGGTTERRTRRWQTLWLDHGTDPVNAGYAYLLMPGASRHAVEARAADRRWLSIFANDSTCQAVHVPSLGLTAANFWQPGTAGPLTASAGASVLVRRRGRTGTLCVSEPPRTGEPVEITWHGPVRAVVRADDPVEVLESTAGRLRLRVTPGTACATYTCDVTLG; from the coding sequence ATGGGCATGACCCCCACACGCCGCACCGTCCTGCTCCTCGCCGCGACCCTGGCGGCGGCGACCGCACCCGACCCCACCGCGGACGCCGCGGAGCCCGCCGAGGACGAGTACGACACCCTCCGCCACCGCTGGCGCGCCATCGCGCTCGGCGAAGGCTACGACGCCGTCGCGGAGCCCTACGCCACCCGTCTGCGCGAGACCGGCGACCTCGCCCACGCCTTCCGCGCCGCCATGGCACCCACGGCCAACTCCCTCTGGCCGGGCCACCCCTTCGACCCGCCCGCCGGAATCACCCAGAGCTACAGCCGCCTGTGGACGATGGCCCAGGCGTACGCCCAACCCGGCACCGGCCGCACCGGCGACGCCGCCCTCCTCGCCGACGTCCTGCGCGGCCTCGACCACCTCGGCACGACCGTCTACCACCCGCGCACCACCCGCTACGGCAACTGGTGGGAGTGGCAGATCGGCAGCCCCCGTCTCCTGCTGGACATCGTCGCCGCCCTGTACGACGACCTGGGACCCGCCCGCAGGGCGGACGCCTGCGCGGCCGTCGACCACTTCATCCCCGACACGATGCTGCGCGAGTACACCGGCACCTCCACCGGCGCCAACCGTGTCGACCTGTGCCGCTCCGTCGCCCTGCGCGGCATCCTCGGCCGCGCCCCCGAGAAGATCGCCCTCGCCCGTGACGCCCTCTCGCCCGTCTTCCCGTACGTCACCCGGGGCGACGGCCTGTACGCCGACGGCTCGTTCGTGCAGCACACCTGGGTCGCCTACTCGGGAACATACGGGCAGGTCATGCTCGACGGGCTGGGCAGGCTCTTCGCACTGCTGGCCGGGTCGAGCTGGGCGGTGACCGATCCCGACCGGCAGATCGTGCTCGACGGCGTGGAGCGGGCCTACGCGCCGCTCATCCACGACGGCCTGGTGATGGACAGTGTCAACGGCCGTGCCATCAGCCGCGGTTACCTCAAGGGCGACGACCGGCACATCCTGCGGAGCGACCACTTCCACGGGCAGGCGCTCATCGCCGCGATCGCCCTGCTCTCGCTCGGGGCCACCGCCGCCGAACGTGAGCGGTGGCACGCGCGGATCAAGGGCTGGATCGAACGCGACACGGTGTCACCGATCCTCTCGGCGCGACAGTTCGGTGTCGCGGACCTGGCCCGGCTGCACGCCGTCGCCGCCTCCCCGGTCGTCGCCGCGCCCGAACCCGTCGGCCACCGCCTCTTTCCGGCCATGGACAGAGCCGTCCACCGCCGCCCCGCCTTCACGGTGAACATCGCCATGGCCTCCGACCGCATCGCCCACTACGAGTGCGGCAACGGCGAGAACCCGCGCGGCTGGCACACGGGTTCGGGAACGACCCTGTGGTGGGCCGACGGACACGGTGACCAGTACACGAACTGGTTCTGGCCCACCGTCGACTGGTACCGCCTCCCCGGCACCACCGTCTCCACCAAACGGCTCGCCGACCGCGAGGGCGGCGAATGGGGCGCGCCGAAGCCCGCGGTCCGCTGGGTCGGCGGTACGACCGACGGAGAGTACGCGACCGTCGGCCAGCACCTCGCGGGGCTCGGCTCCACACTCCGGGCCCACAAGTCGTGGTTCTGCGTCGCGGACGCCGTCATCTGCCTCGGAGCGGGGATCACCTGCGCGGACGGGGTGCCGGTGGAGACGGTGGTCGACAACCGGAACCTGGGGGAGGCCACCGCCACGGCGTCCCAGGCCCTCCTGCGGGGCCGACGCTGGGCACACCTGGAAGGACACGGCGGCTGGGTCTTCCCCGACACGCGGTCGGACGCCGCTCTGCGCACCCTGCGCGAGGACCGCGCCGGCGCCTGGTCCGACATCAACACCGGCGGTACGACCGAACGCCGCACCCGGCGCTGGCAGACCCTCTGGCTGGACCACGGCACCGATCCGGTGAACGCCGGCTACGCCTATCTGCTCATGCCCGGAGCCTCTCGCCACGCCGTCGAGGCCCGTGCCGCCGATCGGCGCTGGTTGTCGATCTTCGCCAACGACAGCACGTGCCAGGCCGTCCACGTCCCCTCGCTCGGTCTGACCGCCGCCAACTTCTGGCAGCCCGGCACGGCGGGCCCGCTGACCGCCTCCGCCGGGGCGAGCGTGCTGGTACGCCGCCGGGGGAGGACCGGTACCCTCTGCGTGAGCGAACCGCCGCGCACGGGAGAACCGGTGGAGATCACCTGGCACGGACCGGTCCGCGCGGTGGTCCGGGCGGACGACCCGGTCGAGGTGCTGGAGTCCACGGCCGGCCGACTGCGGCTCCGCGTCACCCCCGGCACGGCCTGCGCCACGTACACCTGTGACGTGACTCTCGGCTGA
- a CDS encoding branched-chain amino acid aminotransferase, with protein sequence MTPTIELKPSARPLSDAERDAVLANPGFGRHFTDHMVVIKWTEGRGWHDGQLVPYAPLSLDPATMVLHYAQEIFEGLKAYRQPDGSVATFRPEKNARRFQASARRLGMPELPVETFIEACDALVKQDQGWVPAHGGEESLYLRPFMIATEVGLGVKPAGEYLFLVIASPAGAYFPGGVQPVSIWVSEDHVRAVPGGMGDAKTGGNYAASLLAQAEAAAEGCAQVCYLDAVERKWVEELGGMNLYFVYGDRIVTPSLTGSILEGVTRDSLLTVAADLGYTAEEGRISIDQWQADSESGALTEVFACGTAAVITPVGTVKRTGAAWQQSGGEPGPVTLKLREALLDIQRGTAEDKHGWMHELG encoded by the coding sequence ATGACGCCCACGATCGAGCTCAAGCCCTCCGCCAGACCGCTCTCCGACGCCGAGCGCGACGCGGTCCTGGCCAACCCCGGTTTCGGCCGCCACTTCACCGACCACATGGTCGTCATCAAGTGGACCGAGGGTCGTGGCTGGCACGACGGCCAGCTCGTTCCGTACGCGCCGCTCTCCCTGGACCCGGCCACCATGGTCCTGCACTACGCCCAGGAGATCTTCGAGGGCCTGAAGGCCTACCGGCAGCCCGACGGCTCCGTCGCCACCTTCCGTCCGGAGAAGAACGCCAGGCGCTTCCAGGCCTCCGCCCGCCGGCTCGGCATGCCGGAACTGCCGGTCGAGACGTTCATCGAGGCCTGTGACGCGCTGGTGAAGCAGGACCAGGGCTGGGTCCCCGCCCACGGTGGCGAGGAGTCCCTCTACCTCCGCCCCTTCATGATCGCCACCGAGGTCGGCCTGGGCGTCAAGCCGGCGGGCGAGTACCTCTTCCTGGTGATCGCCTCCCCGGCCGGCGCCTACTTCCCCGGCGGAGTGCAGCCCGTCTCGATCTGGGTCTCCGAGGACCACGTCCGCGCGGTCCCCGGCGGCATGGGCGACGCCAAGACCGGCGGCAACTACGCCGCCTCCCTCCTCGCCCAGGCCGAGGCGGCGGCCGAGGGCTGCGCCCAGGTCTGCTACCTCGACGCGGTCGAGCGCAAGTGGGTCGAGGAACTCGGCGGCATGAACCTGTACTTCGTGTACGGCGACCGCATCGTCACCCCCTCCCTCACCGGCTCCATCCTGGAGGGCGTCACCCGTGACTCCCTGCTGACGGTCGCCGCCGACCTCGGCTACACCGCCGAGGAGGGCCGGATCTCCATCGACCAGTGGCAGGCCGACTCCGAGAGCGGCGCCCTCACCGAGGTCTTCGCCTGCGGTACGGCCGCCGTCATCACCCCCGTCGGCACGGTCAAGCGCACCGGCGCCGCCTGGCAGCAGTCCGGCGGCGAGCCCGGCCCCGTCACCCTCAAGCTCCGCGAGGCGCTGCTGGACATCCAGCGCGGCACGGCCGAGGACAAGCACGGCTGGATGCACGAGCTGGGCTGA
- the cimA gene encoding citramalate synthase, translating to MTETSELDDSFHVFDTTLRDGAQREGINLTVADKLAIARHLDDFGVGFIEGGWPGANPRDTEFFARAQKEIDFRHAQLVAFGATRRAGGKASEDPQVKALLDSGAPVITLVAKSHDRHVELALRTTLDENLEMVRDTVSHLRSEGRRVFVDCEHFFDGYRANPQYAKAVVRAAAEAGADVVILCDTNGGMLPAQVQAVVATVLADTGARLGIHAQDDTGCAVANTLAAVDAGATHVQCTANGYGERVGNSNLFPVVAALELKYGKKVLPEGALREMTRISHAIAEVVNLTPSTHQPYVGVSAFAHKAGLHASAIKVDPDLYQHIDPEQVGNTMRMLVSDMAGRASIELKGKELGVDLGDDRELVGRVVERVKERELRGYTYEAADASFEILLRDEVAGKPQRYFRTESWRAIVEDRPDGSHANEATVKLWAKSERIVATAEGNGPVNALDRALRVALEKIYPQLAKLELVDYKVRILEGKHGTNSTTRVLISTTDGAGEWSTVGVAENVIAASWQALEDAYTYGLLRAGVEPAE from the coding sequence ATGACGGAAACCAGCGAACTCGACGACTCCTTCCACGTCTTCGACACCACCCTGCGCGACGGCGCCCAGCGCGAGGGCATCAACCTGACCGTCGCGGACAAGCTGGCCATCGCACGGCACCTGGACGACTTCGGCGTCGGCTTCATCGAGGGCGGCTGGCCCGGCGCGAACCCGCGCGACACCGAGTTCTTCGCCCGCGCGCAGAAGGAGATCGACTTCAGGCACGCCCAGCTGGTGGCGTTCGGCGCCACCCGCCGCGCGGGCGGCAAGGCGAGCGAGGATCCGCAGGTCAAAGCCCTGCTCGACTCCGGCGCCCCGGTGATCACCCTGGTCGCCAAGTCCCACGACCGTCATGTGGAACTCGCCCTGCGCACCACGCTCGACGAGAACCTGGAGATGGTCCGCGACACCGTCTCCCACCTCCGCTCCGAGGGCCGCCGGGTCTTCGTCGACTGCGAACACTTCTTCGACGGCTACCGGGCCAACCCCCAGTACGCCAAGGCCGTCGTCCGTGCCGCCGCGGAGGCCGGCGCCGACGTGGTGATCCTCTGCGACACCAACGGCGGCATGCTGCCGGCGCAGGTCCAGGCCGTCGTCGCGACCGTGCTGGCCGACACCGGCGCCCGCCTCGGCATCCACGCCCAGGACGACACCGGCTGCGCGGTCGCCAACACCCTGGCCGCCGTCGACGCCGGCGCCACCCACGTCCAGTGCACCGCCAACGGTTACGGCGAGCGGGTCGGCAACTCCAACCTCTTCCCGGTCGTCGCCGCGCTGGAGCTGAAGTACGGCAAGAAGGTCCTCCCCGAGGGCGCCCTGCGCGAGATGACGCGGATCTCCCACGCGATCGCCGAGGTCGTCAACCTCACCCCCTCCACCCACCAGCCGTACGTCGGTGTCTCGGCGTTCGCGCACAAGGCCGGCCTGCACGCGTCCGCGATCAAGGTCGACCCGGACCTGTACCAGCACATCGACCCCGAGCAGGTCGGCAACACCATGCGGATGCTGGTCTCCGACATGGCGGGCCGTGCCTCCATCGAACTCAAGGGCAAGGAGCTGGGCGTCGACCTCGGCGACGACCGGGAGCTGGTCGGCCGGGTCGTCGAGCGGGTCAAGGAGCGCGAACTGCGGGGCTACACCTACGAGGCCGCGGACGCCAGCTTCGAGATCCTCCTGCGCGACGAGGTCGCGGGCAAGCCGCAGCGGTACTTCCGCACGGAGTCCTGGCGGGCCATCGTCGAGGACCGCCCCGACGGCAGCCACGCCAACGAGGCCACCGTCAAGCTGTGGGCCAAGAGCGAGCGCATCGTCGCCACGGCCGAGGGCAACGGCCCCGTCAACGCGCTCGACCGCGCCCTGCGCGTCGCCCTGGAGAAGATCTACCCCCAGCTCGCCAAGCTGGAGCTGGTCGACTACAAGGTCCGCATCCTGGAGGGCAAGCACGGCACCAACTCCACGACGCGTGTGCTGATCTCCACGACGGACGGTGCGGGGGAGTGGTCCACGGTCGGTGTCGCCGAGAACGTCATCGCCGCGTCCTGGCAGGCGCTGGAGGACGCGTACACGTACGGGCTGCTGCGGGCGGGTGTCGAACCGGCGGAGTGA
- a CDS encoding 3-isopropylmalate dehydrogenase: MSRSLNLAVIPGDGIGQEVVAQGLKVLSAVLPQDVKLETKEYDFGAKRYHATGETLTEADLDALKRHDAILLGAIGDPSVPSGVLERGFLLKLRFAFDHHVNLRPSKLLPGVATPLAGQPEIDFVVVREGTEGPYTGNGGTIRKGTEHEVATEVSVNTAFGVERVVRDAFARAQARPRKKLTLVHKNNVLTFAGHLWTNIFNKVAEEFPEVTTDYIHVDAATIYLVTDPARFDVIVTDNLFGDIITDLAAAVSGGIGVAASGNINPSGDFPSMFEPVHGSAPDIAGQGKADPSATVLSVALLLRHLGYEAEAAAIEEAVSADLAERVGKPARSTAEIGDALAVRVAG, encoded by the coding sequence ATGTCTCGCAGCCTCAATCTCGCAGTGATCCCCGGTGACGGCATCGGTCAGGAAGTCGTGGCCCAGGGGCTCAAGGTCCTCTCCGCCGTCCTTCCGCAGGATGTGAAGCTGGAGACCAAGGAGTACGACTTCGGCGCCAAGCGCTACCACGCCACCGGTGAGACCCTCACCGAAGCCGACCTCGACGCGCTGAAGCGGCACGACGCGATCCTGCTCGGCGCGATCGGTGACCCGAGCGTCCCCTCCGGCGTACTGGAGCGCGGCTTCCTGCTCAAGCTCCGCTTCGCCTTCGACCACCACGTGAACCTGCGCCCGTCGAAGCTGCTCCCGGGTGTCGCCACCCCGCTCGCCGGCCAGCCCGAGATCGACTTCGTCGTGGTCCGTGAGGGCACCGAGGGCCCGTACACCGGCAACGGCGGCACCATCCGCAAGGGCACCGAGCACGAGGTCGCCACCGAGGTCTCCGTGAACACGGCCTTCGGTGTCGAGCGCGTGGTCCGTGACGCGTTCGCCCGCGCCCAGGCCCGCCCGCGCAAGAAGCTCACCCTCGTCCACAAGAACAACGTGCTGACCTTCGCCGGTCACCTGTGGACGAACATCTTCAACAAGGTGGCCGAGGAGTTCCCCGAGGTCACCACCGACTACATCCACGTCGACGCGGCCACGATCTACCTGGTCACCGACCCGGCCCGGTTCGACGTCATCGTCACCGACAACCTCTTCGGTGACATCATCACCGACCTCGCCGCGGCCGTCTCCGGCGGCATCGGTGTCGCGGCCTCCGGCAACATCAACCCCTCCGGCGACTTCCCGTCCATGTTCGAGCCCGTGCACGGCTCGGCCCCGGACATCGCCGGCCAGGGCAAGGCCGACCCTTCCGCCACGGTCCTGTCCGTCGCCCTGCTCCTGCGCCACCTCGGCTACGAGGCCGAGGCCGCGGCGATCGAGGAGGCCGTCTCCGCCGACCTCGCGGAGCGCGTCGGAAAGCCCGCCCGTTCGACGGCCGAGATCGGCGACGCCCTCGCCGTACGAGTAGCCGGCTGA
- a CDS encoding YdeI/OmpD-associated family protein — MVAHPAPPSGGLWVKVAKKGAGVRSVGAGEVNDVALCHGWITGGRRRLDASYFLQRITPRRPGADWSMVNVRRVAELTAAGRMRAGGLAEVAAARADGRWAAAYESQKNAVVPEDLAAALEENPRAKAAFDALGRTERYLAMLGVLRARTPSQRAARSAAAVTRLEEGRAVR, encoded by the coding sequence CTGGTCGCCCACCCCGCTCCGCCGTCCGGCGGCCTCTGGGTCAAGGTCGCCAAGAAGGGGGCCGGGGTTCGTTCCGTCGGCGCCGGTGAGGTCAATGACGTCGCGCTGTGCCACGGGTGGATCACCGGGGGCCGGCGCCGGCTCGACGCCTCGTACTTCCTCCAGCGGATCACCCCGCGTCGGCCGGGCGCCGACTGGTCCATGGTGAACGTGCGGCGGGTGGCGGAGCTGACCGCCGCCGGGCGGATGCGAGCCGGTGGTCTCGCGGAGGTGGCCGCGGCGCGGGCGGACGGCCGGTGGGCGGCGGCGTACGAGTCGCAGAAGAACGCCGTCGTGCCGGAGGACCTCGCGGCCGCGCTGGAGGAGAACCCCCGCGCGAAGGCAGCCTTCGACGCGCTCGGCAGGACGGAGCGGTACCTCGCCATGCTCGGCGTCCTGCGGGCGCGTACCCCGTCGCAGCGGGCGGCCCGGTCGGCGGCGGCGGTCACCAGGCTGGAGGAGGGACGCGCGGTCCGATGA